One window of Papilio machaon chromosome 18, ilPapMach1.1, whole genome shotgun sequence genomic DNA carries:
- the LOC106710289 gene encoding inverted formin-2: MESRVGLDYIVEHAEYAGKLAAALTSPAAPVKKQVFELLSALCVYNADGYARAVDTLDRYKILKGDRYRLNVVVEELKNATTTDYKTALVAFINCLIISAPRLPDRIRVRNEFIGLGLLPTLSNLRHEAGSHPDLGVQLDVFEEQRESDEAQGPGGINLNSHLDVFYAILKQVSDTPQEIPFLSILQHLLRIDPKEPVSDIVWDTAEMLVHRATLLETREDAAKLLRAPSVQAKVGCMCQHRDNTSAGRKQSLQRALSPPPPPPPAPAPPAPPPPPLAPMAPPAPPAPPAPPPLAPRGPPPPPPPAGSAPLAPPAPPPVTLERLPQQETPIPKTKMKTINWNKIPNNKVVGQNNIWALVASSHKHSPKAELDWSEIEGLFCQQIQPTGSAGSSPRLGRSPICDSSGERKPRKESSEITLLDGKRSLNVNIFLKQFRSSNEDIIQLIKEGSHDDIGTEKLRGLLKILPEIDECEMLKAFTGDVTKLGNAEKFLLQLIQLPNYKLRIECMLLKEEWPSTAGYLESAINAILVAGDDLMSSRAIQEVLYLALIAGNFLNAGGYAGGAAGVRLASLQKLSDIRANRPGMNLMHYLAMQAEKKNKELVHFADDIHVLEEAAKASVEQLSNEIKTLETRIGGLKRDIQLPTTQHDIKEQMGDFLQVAETEVTALNKDLEEVESLRKQLAEFFCEDPVAFKLEDCFKTFVSFCSKFRAAVADNERRRAHDEQAAARRRARDAARDAQRTRNAGSMCSTPVSECESLMESLLLDIRNGLGRRSLRRPNHDPSPSPDPSVAEVTPTGSLRRRSRASPAGDEDGLMEFLRHASPAATEARERTAWGSLDRSWSRRSTPRARLEIPDRERERAPSPASPAPPSAPPTPDPAHPAHPAYPAATSTGTTVATKPKEWRQKIESWLRANSQEERRDAELRERARRLHSNTQSNTHANTHVNTHASNLNRRSLENDSESERSTALEAVAECGGEARDWRPAVLPDSDVVRALEAVEDVQPPKKDIRVPWRKTEENEEMRRLRRQRSRPQIEAQALVSITEEERRKLPDIKVTSEKEMRQDRTDRVDIDSDNIETPPALRKHFTPVPDKEPCRKFQPVSPNKSNLSEKASAEMKDLCQEILGDGQFDRFSAARRTRRFKRSPEVSSPDEEKKVIEIPKELVAETQIIRPSMLEVQASYTVDSSKEVAKPIEEAVKDDKENRLKRWQDRLKSQSTDKTPTKETKSLPHSRTRRQTTINQEDVQKAIRELKSPTETPTGVWSRSGYRKSMSAKVERAPAPPLAERTTAPRIPKVKSEHELNDEGFEETQSLNSESASQGASSGCNIDCESPIPKVEKSVGVPKKVPTKETKPPLRTPVDPKRSFAKRASSLRVERSTSRASLRSSRSSLNSSASVATVKRAPPAPVKVAPRPVPKPAPRTPASRSSSSGSSVGAARPPVKTVPRSSGFMRPTQASKGRGTPGVTSQPSVRASVK; encoded by the exons GTGTTCGAGCTTCTGTCGGCGCTGTGTGTCTACAACGCCGATGGCTACGCTAGAGCAGTTGACACACTCGATCGatataag ATATTAAAAGGAGATCGGTACCGACTGAATGTAGTAGTAGAGGAGCTGAAGAATGCCACCACCACCGACTACAAGACTGCGCTGGTGGCCTTCATCAACTGTCTCATCATCTCCGCGCCGCGACTGCCCGACAGGATACGGGTCAGAAACGAATTCATTG GACTTGGTCTACTACCAACATTAAGCAATTTACG GCATGAGGCGGGAAGTCACCCCGACCTTGGGGTCCAGCTCGACGTGTTCGAGGAGCAGAGGGAGAGTGACGAAGCCCAGGGCCCCGGGGGTATCAACCTCAACTCTCACCTCGATGTCTTCTACGCTATCCTCAAACAA GTCTCAGACACTCCACAAGAGATCCCTTTCCTGAGCATCCTGCAGCACTTGCTGCGGATAGACCCGAAGGAACCGGTGAGCGACATCGTGTGGGACACGGCGGAAATGCTGGTGCACCGCGCCACACTGCTCGAGACCAGAGAGGATGCTGCCAAACTGCTAAGAGCACCTAGTGTGCAA GCGAAAGTAGGATGTATGTGCCAGCATCGGGATAACACGAGCGCGGGCCGCAAGCAGAGCTTGCAGCGCGCGCTCTCCCCACCGCCACCtccgccccccgcgcccgcacCTCCTGCGCCACCTCCACCGCCTCTCG CTCCCATGGCCCCGCCGGCGCCCCCCGCACCTCCTGCGCCCCCACCTCTAGCGCCCCGAGGCCCACCACCGCCTCCGCCTCCTGCCGGAAGCGCGCCCCTCGCTCCCCCCGCGCCACCGCCTGTAACTCTTGAGCGTTTACCGCAACAAGAGACCCCCATACCCAAGACCAAAATGAAGACCATCAACTGGAACAAGATTCCTAACAACAAA GTAGTCGGTCAGAACAACATTTGGGCTCTAGTTGCTTCGAGCCACAAGCACTCGCCTAAGGCTGAACTCGACTGGAGTGAAATAGAAGGACTGTTCTGCCAACag ATTCAACCGACAGGATCCGCAGGGTCATCGCCGCGGCTTGGTCGTAGCCCCATCTGCGATAGCTCGGGCGAGAGGAAACCGAGGAAGGAATCTTCTGAGATCACACTTCTGGACGGCAAGAGGAGTCTTAACGTCAACATATTCCTGAAACAGTTCAGAAG TTCCAACGAAGACATAATCCAACTCATCAAAGAAGGATCACACGACGACATCGGCACTGAAAAATTAAGAGgcttattgaaaatattacctGAAATAGATGAATGTGAGATGCTCAAGGCTTTTACTGGTGACGTCACTAAATTAGGCAACGCCGAGAAATTCCTTCTTCAACTTATACAGTTACCAAA TTATAAGCTGCGCATAGAATGCATGCTCTTAAAAGAAGAGTGGCCATCTACGGCAGGCTATTTGGAGAGCGCCATCAACGCTATTCTAGTCGCTGGAGACGATCTGATGTCTTCAAGAGCTATTCAA GAGGTGCTATATTTGGCGCTGATCGCTGGTAACTTCCTGAACGCGGGCGGGTACGCcgggggcgcggcgggcgtGCGGCTGGCCTCGCTGCAAAAGCTGTCCGACATTCGTGCCAATCGGCCCGGCATGAATCTCATGCACTACCTGGCCATG CAagcagagaaaaaaaataaagagttGGTACACTTCGCGGACGACATACACGTGCTTGAGGAGGCGGCCAAGGCCAGCGTGGAGCAGCTCAGCAACGAAATCAAGACCCTCGAGACAAGGATTGGGGGTCTGAAGCGAGACATCCAGCTGCCCACCACGCAGCACGACATAAAGGAGCAAATGGGAGACTTCTTACAG GTTGCTGAAACAGAGGTAACAGCACTGAACAAAGATCTGGAAGAAGTGGAGAGCTTGAGGAAGCAACTAGCAGAATTCTTCTGTGAAGATCCTGTTGCATTTAAATTAGAAGATTGTTTCAAG ACATTCGTGTCGTTCTGCAGCAAGTTTCGCGCGGCCGTGGCGGACAACGAGCGGCGGCGCGCGCACGATGAGCAGGCGGCGGCCCGCAGGCGAGCTCGCGATGCCGCAAGGGACGCGCAACGCACCCGCAATG CGGGCAGCATGTGCAGCACACCAGTTTCGGAATGCGAGTCGTTGATGGAGTCTTTGCTACTGGACATCCGCAATGGCCTCGGCCGCCGCTCGTTGCGCCGCCCCAACCACGACCCCTCGCCCTCACCAG ATCCATCGGTTGCAGAGGTGACGCCGACGGGTAGCCTGCGGCGCCGCAGCCGAGCCAGCCCCGCCGGCGACGAGGACGGCCTCATGGAGTTCTTGCGTCACGCCTCGCCCGCCGCCACGGAAGCGCGCGAGCGTACCGCCTGGGGCAGCCTCG ACCGGTCATGGTCGCGCCGCAGCACGCCGCGCGCCCGCCTCGAGATCCCGGACAGGGAGCGGGAGCGCGCGCCCTCGCCCGCCTCGCCCGCGCCTCCCTCCGCGCCGCCCACACCCGACCCCGCACATCCCGCACACCCCGCATATCCTGCCGCGACCTCTACCGGTACCACAGTGGCCACCAAACCaaa AGAGTGGAGGCAAAAGATCGAGTCGTGGCTGCGCGCCAACAGCCAGGAGGAGCGGCGCGACGCCGAGCTCCGAGAGCGTGCTCGCCGCTTGCACTCCAACACACAATCCAACACGCACGCAAATACGCACGTCAACACGCACGCCAGCAACCTCAACAGGCGCTCCTTGGAAAACGACTCCG AGAGCGAGCGTAGCACGGCGCTGGAAGCAGTGGCGGAGTGCGGCGGCGAGGCGCGCGACTGGCGGCCCGCCGTGCTGCCAGACTCAGACGTCGTGCGCGCGCTCGAGGCCGTCGAAG atgtaCAACCACCTAAAAAGGACATCAGAGTACCGTGGAGGAAAACGGAAGAAAACGAAGAGATGAGAAGGTTAAGACGTCAACGATCTCGTCCACAAATAGAAGCCCAGGCCCTCGTATCCATTACGGAGGAAGAACGGCGGAAGTTGCCCGACATAAAAGTTACGAGTGAAAAGGAGATGAGACAGGATCGGACCGACCGAGTCGACATCGATTCGGACAACATCGAAACTCCGCCGGCGCTAAGGAAACACTTCACCCCGGTGCCAGACAAGGAACCGTGTCGAAAGTTCCAACCGGTTTCACCTAACAAATCCAACCTGAGCGAGAAGGCTTCTGCCGAAATGAAAGACCTTTGCCAGGAAATTTTGGGAGACGGACAATTTGACAGATTTTCGGCGGCACGAAGAACTCGACGGTTTAAACGAAGCCCCGAAGTCAGCTCGCCCGATGAGGAAAAGAAAGTCATCGAGATCCCGAAAGAATTGGTTGCGGAAACTCAAATAATCCGGCCGTCAATGCTAGAAGTTCAGGCGTCTTACACGGTCGACTCCTCGAAAGAAGTAGCGAAGCCTATCGAAGAGGCCGTTAAGGACGACAAGGAGAACAGACTGAAACGTTGGCAGGATAGATTAAAAAGCCAAAGCACCGACAAAACGCCGACCAAAGAAACGAAATCTCTCCCGCACTCAAGGACGAGGCGACAGACGACGATTAACCAGGAGGACGTCCAGAAAGCGATACGGGAACTCAAATCACCGACGGAGACGCCGACCGGGGTGTGGTCGAGGAGCGGGTACAGAAAGTCGATGAGCGCCAAGGTAGAGAGGGCGCCGGCGCCGCCGCTTGCAGAGAGGACCACAGCCCCGCGGATACCGAAGGTTAAAAGCGAGCACGAACTCAACGATGAGGGCTTCGAAGAAACGCAGAGCCTGAACTCGGAGAGCGCGTCCCAGGGTGCCTCCTCAGGGTGTAACATCGATTGTGAGTCTCCCATACCCAAGGTTGAGAAGAGTGTCGGAGTTCCAAAGAAAGTTCCCACCAAAGAGACCAAGCCACCGCTGCGGACGCCCGTAGACCCCAAACGGAGCTTCGCTAAACGAGCCAGCTCGTTGAGAGTGGAAAGGTCAACGTCGAGGGCTTCGCTGCGCAGCTCGAGAAGCTCCTTGAACAGCTCCGCTTCCGTGGCGACCGTGAAAAGGGCGCCACCTGCGCCAGTGAAGGTGGCGCCTCGGCCCGTGCCGAAACCGGCGCCGCGTACCCCCGCCTCACGCTCGTCGTCCAGCGGCAGCTCCGTGGGAGCGGCCAGGCCTCCCGTCAAGACCGTACCTAGGTCATCGGGCTTCATGAGGCCCACGCAGGCATCGAAGGGGAGAGGGACCCCTGGAGTGACGTCACAACCCAGTGTCAGGGCCAGTGTAAAGTGA